Genomic window (Corynebacterium simulans):
CGTGCACGCGGGGCATCTGGCGCTGGTGCAGGCCGCCCGCCGGATTCGCGGCGCGGTGGTCGTCGTGGCGCTCACCGACCTGCAGGATGCGCAGCTGCTTGGCGAAGTCGACGTCGTCTGGCATGCGCCCCAAGCCCCCGAACGCACGCGGATCGTGCCGCAGTGGCATGGCATGGAGGACATTAGCGTTGAGCTAACGCGCATTATTGGTCTGATTGGTGCGCTTGCGCCAAGCGACGTCGTCATGGGCGAGAAGGATTACGAGCTGCTCGTCGCGACCCAGCAGGCGTGCACCGACCTGCACTTGGGCGTGCGTGTCCAGGGCGTGCCGGCGGTACGCATGGCTGATGGCGTGGTGATGAGCCTGCGCAATGCGGACGTGGCGCCGGAGGCTCGCGAGCAAGCTAGTGCGTTGTCGGCGGCGCTGACCGCGGGTGCCTATGCGGCCGAATCTGGTGCTGAGAAGGTACTTGAGGTAACGCGCGAGGTGCTGGCTGCTGCAGGTGTGGAACCGGAGTACTTGGAACTGCGCGGCCGTGACTTGGGCGAGCCGCCGGCTGAGGGCGACGCGCGCCTCTTTGTCGCGGCCACACTCGGCGGGGTGCGGCTGATCGATAGCGTCGGCTTGCCATTGGGTATCGGTTTCCGCAATTTGGAGAACCAAGATAGCTAGTCTGGGATCCATGAAG
Coding sequences:
- a CDS encoding pantoate--beta-alanine ligase, translating into MNIVEDIERIRMVGSAYRKTGRRVVLVPLGRGVHAGHLALVQAARRIRGAVVVVALTDLQDAQLLGEVDVVWHAPQAPERTRIVPQWHGMEDISVELTRIIGLIGALAPSDVVMGEKDYELLVATQQACTDLHLGVRVQGVPAVRMADGVVMSLRNADVAPEAREQASALSAALTAGAYAAESGAEKVLEVTREVLAAAGVEPEYLELRGRDLGEPPAEGDARLFVAATLGGVRLIDSVGLPLGIGFRNLENQDS